CAGTATTTAACATATTACTCGACTATATATTGATAGTTGTATTTAATTTAGGGGTTATGGGGGCAGCTACTGCAACAGTACTTGCACAGGCCCTTGGATCGATGTTATACCTAAAACATTTTTTAAAAGGTAAATCCAACGTAAAAATTGGGAAAAACAATCCATTTTCTGAATTTTCAATTATCAAACGAATTGTAAAAACCGGATTTTCACCGTTTATTATGGAACTTGCATTTGGAATACTGATGATAGTACATAATATCCAGTTTATACGGTATGGAAGTTCTTTAGACGTTTCTGCATACGGTATTGTAATTTATATCACGTCATTTTTATATATGGTCTATATAGGTATTTCAGAAGGTGTTCAACCATTAATAAGCTATAATTACGGGGCTAAAAAATTTAAAAGGGTTTTCGAGATATTAAAAAAAGCAGTATTTGTTAATGCAATAATTGGTATTTGCTCATTTTTAACAATTTTAAAGTTCCCCAACATTTTAATAAAAATTTTCAATCCGCACGATACGAATTTAATCGCGACAACCACAGTTGGTCTTGAAATACATAATTTCGCAATTTTAATTCTTGGGATATCCATGGTTTTGACAATGTACTTTTTAGCTACAGAACAGCCAAGAATTGCAGGTTTTTTGTCCCTTGGAAGAACAATAATATTTATTCTTCCTGCAATCCTCATGTTTCCAATATATTTTGGAATTAACGGAATATGGTGGGCCACTGTATTTTCAGAGTATATGGGGCTTATAGTTACCATTTATTTCATAGTTAAAGAGATTAAAAAGATAAAACGAAGAATTTAAGATTTTAAAAATAGCGATTTATGTAAATAGTATAAAAGATAAATAGTGTTTCTTAGACTCAATTCGAATTTTAAAATTTTAAAATGGTCATAATATGCTTCAATTAACTTTAGAAAGTGCATTTTCAAACACATTAACTGTTTCAGAACTAAATAATTATGTAAAAAGTACTTTAGAAGAAGATTATTTATTGAAACGAGCATCCATTAAAGGAGAAATTTCAAACTGTACTTTGCACAAATCTGGACATGTTTATTTTACATTAAAAGATGAAAATAGCTCAATTGACTGCGTAATGTTTAAACCATACGCCAAAAACTTAAATTTCAGTCCGACTGAAGGAATGGGCGTAATCTTAAAAGGAAAAGTGTCATTATATGCAAAAACCGGAAAATACCAGTTTTACTGTAATTCCATGGAAAAAGATGGGATTGGGGATTTGTTTATAAAATTTGAAAAATTAAAAGAAAAACTTGAAAATGAAGGATTATTTAGTGAAAAATACAAACAAAAAATTCCTAAATATCCAAAAAACATTGGAATAATTACTTCCCCAACCGGGGCTGCCATTAAGGACATTATCAAAGTTGCGAGAAATAGAAACAGTTCTGTTAATTTAATTATCCATCCTGCAGTAGTTCAGGGTGAATCTGCTGCAAAAACAGTTATTGCTGGACTTTCAGAACTAAATAAACTTGAAAAAATTGATTTAATAATTATTGCTCGCGGTGGAGGTTCGATGGAGGACCTATGGTGCTTTAATGATGAATCACTTGCAAGGGCAATTTTTGAATCAAAAAAACCAGTGGTTACAGGAATTGGGCATGAAATTGACTTTACAATTTCCGATTTTGTGAGCGATTTAAGGGCGGCAACACCCTCGAATGCCGCAGAACTTACCGTTTACAATGAACATGAATTAAAATCAATAATAGATAACTTTGAAAGAATACTAAAACACCGTATAAAAATTGAAATTGCAAACAGGTCTTATGAATTAGATATTCTTTATTCAAAAATAGAAAAAAATAGCCCTAAATCCAAAATAGAAAAGCAGAAATTACATATCGATAGAATTATGACTTTAATGAATCATGAAATTAAAAACAGGATTTCTTACGAATTAAAACGCTTTGAAAAATCATATTCACTTTTGAATGCATATAACCCATTAAATGTATTGAATAAAGGTTACAGCATTATACAGGATGAAAATGAAAAGATTATAAGCTCTAAAAATTTGTTAAAGACGGAAAATGATGTAAAAATTACGTTAAAAGATGGAACTGTTGATGCACATATTACTTTGAAAGAATGAACGAGAAATGATACAGGTGATATTTATGGATAATTATGAAGAATTGATTGAAAAGCTTGAAAATATCGTAAATTCAATGGAAAATGACGAATTATCCCTTGAAGAAGCTATGAAAAACTACGAAGAAGGGATAAAATTAAGTAACAAACTCTATAAGATTTTAAATGAAGCCGAAGGAAAGATAAAACTTCTGACTGAAAACGGCGAAATTGACTTTAAAGACGAATAAGGGGATTTTATGTACTATCTCTCAATGATTATCGTAGTTTTAGCAAGTATACTCTACCACATCTGCCAAAAATCAATTTCAAGCGGTGCAAACCCGTATGTTTCACTTATGATTACGTACCTCGTTTCGATAATTTCGACAGTTGTTGCAATTTTTATCCTGAATGGAAAAATTGATATCATAGAATCTGTCAAAAATCTAAACTGGGCAAGCTACGTACTTGGCATTTCTATTGTGTTTTTAGAGCTTGGATTTTTACTTGTTTACCGTGCAGGGTGGAATGTAAGCGTTGCAGCACTTACTGCATATGTTGCAGTTGCAGTTTTGTTGATTCCAACAGGAGTACTTTTATTTAAAGAAAATATCAGTTTTTTAAAAGTTTTAGGAATTTCATTTTGTATATTGGGACTAATTTTAATCAATAAATAATTAAAAGTCGGATCAATTCTGTAATTTATATCACTAAATTATCCGATATTCGTACCGTTTTTATTTTATATATCATTACTCATATTTTTATAAAAATTTTAATCCAATTTAGTCCAAATGATAGTTATGAAAGATATCATCATCAAAGGTGCGAGAGAGCATAATTTAAAAAATATCTCGCTAACACTCCCAAGAAATAATTTAATAGTTGTAACTGGAGTTTCCGGCTCGGGAAAATCCACGATAGCATTTGATACGATATATGCCGAAGGTCAAAGAAGATATGTTGAATCACTTTCAGCATATGCAAGACAGTTTTTAGGGCTTATGAATAAACCCGATGTTGATAGTATCGAAGGATTATCCCCTGCAATTGCAATACAGCAAAAAACAACAAGCAAAAACCCAAGGAGTACCGTTGGAACAGTTACTGAAATTTACGACTACTTGAGACTGCTTTATGCAAGAATTGGAATTCCATACTGCCCTGAACACAATATTAAAATAGAATCACAGAGTCCTGAAAAAATAGCTGAAAAAATCGAAGAAGAATTTTCTGAAACTGTGACGATATTATCCCCTATTGTAAGGCAGAAAAAAGGAACCTACCAAAAACTCTTTAAGGATCTAAATTCTGAAGGTTTTGCAAGAATTCGGGTAAATGGCGAAATTTACAGAACTGATGACGAAATAACGCTTGAAAGATACAAAAAACATGATATCGAAATTGTTATCGATAGATTGGATCCAAAAGATGACCATTCAAGGCTTGTAGAAGCTTGTGAAAGAGCACTTGAGCGTTCGGGCGGACTTTTAATTGTAACAGGCCCCAAAAATAACGAAGAAGTTGAAAAAATTTATTCTTCAAATTTGGCATGCCCCATTTGTGGTATTTCATTTGAAGAACTTCAACCAAGAATGTTTTCGTTTAACAGCCCATTTGGTGCATGTGAATACTGTAGCGGACTTGGAATAAAAATGGAATTTGATGCTGAGTTAATAATCCCTGATAAAACCAAATGTATTGCTGACGGTGCAGTTGCACTTTATAGAAACTTCCTTGATGGATACAGGTCACAACATTTAGCAGCAGTTGCAAATCACTTTGTATTTACGGTTTTAACGCCGATAAAAGACCTTTCAAAAGAACAGTTTGACATTTTGATGTATGGAAGTCCTGAAAAAATTCATTTTAGAGTATCAAACGGAAGTGGAGATACCGAGTGGAGCCAAAATAAACCCTGGGAAGGACTTATCCCCCAATCAATTCGACTTTACAATGAAACCAAATCAGAATACCGAAGAAAAGAACTTGAAAAGTTCATGAAAGTTAGTTTGTGTCCAAAATGTGGTGGAAAGCGTTTAAAAGATAAAGCCCTTGCTGTAAAAATAGAAGACAAATCAATCATCGATTTAACGGATCTTTCGATTTCAAAAGCAGAAGAATTCTTTAATAATTTAAAATTAACTGATAAAGAATATGAAATTGCAAAACAGGTCATAAAAGAAATAAAATCGAGATTAAAATTCTTAAATGATGTTGGTTTAGGATATTTAACTCTTTCAAGACGATCGGGAACGCTTTCTGGAGGAGAAGCCCAAAGGATAAGACTTGCAACCCAGATTGGATCAAATCTAACCGGGGTTTTATATGTACTCGATGAACCATCAATTGGTCTTCACCAGCGAGACAATCAAAAATTAATCGAAACGCTCCATAAATTAAGAAATTTAGATAATACCCTCGTTGTTGTTGAACATGATGAAGATACAATATTAAATGCAGATTATGTCGTAGATATGGGCCCAGGTGCCGGAATTCATGGTGGAAATGTTGTTGCAGTTGGAACACCGACAGAAATTTCAAAAAATAAGGATTCCCTAACTGGAAAATACTTATCAGGGGAATTAAAAATCGAAATACCTGAAAAAAGAAGAAAAAGCGATAAATTCTTAAAACTTTCAAACTGCAAACAGAACAATTTGAAAAATGTGTCGGTTAAAATCCCGACAGGAGTATTTAATGTAATTACGGGAGTTTCTGGAAGCGGAAAATCCACGTTAATTTATGAAAACCTGTATCCTGCGTTGAAAGAAAAAATAAAATCCGAAGAAAGTTCTGAAAAGCTTGATTTTGAAGACCAACTTTACGAAAACACTAAAGAAAAATGCAACCTTGAAATTGATTCAGAAATCGATAAAGTTGTTGTAATCGACCAGAGCCCGATTGGAAGGACACCTAGATCAAATCCTGCAACTTACACGAAAGTATTTGATAAAATCAGGCAGGTTTTTGCAGAAACTAAAGAAGCAAAAGTAAAAGGATATGGGCCAGGAAGATTCTCCTTTAATGTGAAAGGGGGACGCTGTGAAAACTGTCAGGGCGATGGAGTTATAAAAATAGAAATGAACTTTTTGCCAGACGTTTT
This Methanococcus maripaludis C5 DNA region includes the following protein-coding sequences:
- a CDS encoding MATE family efflux transporter gives rise to the protein MEQVRKLKSENINKLMFWYVIPSIAGTVIIGIYSIIDGIFIGRTVGAEGLAGVTLAFPVLIAIGSIGIMIGAGASAIISINLGKKDYEMASHILKTAFCYIILISFIITFLGLLFIDPIISSLNLAKNLENYVLQYSKIIIIGAIAQIFAISLDPLLRNDGFPKKSMVILTLMSVFNILLDYILIVVFNLGVMGAATATVLAQALGSMLYLKHFLKGKSNVKIGKNNPFSEFSIIKRIVKTGFSPFIMELAFGILMIVHNIQFIRYGSSLDVSAYGIVIYITSFLYMVYIGISEGVQPLISYNYGAKKFKRVFEILKKAVFVNAIIGICSFLTILKFPNILIKIFNPHDTNLIATTTVGLEIHNFAILILGISMVLTMYFLATEQPRIAGFLSLGRTIIFILPAILMFPIYFGINGIWWATVFSEYMGLIVTIYFIVKEIKKIKRRI
- a CDS encoding exodeoxyribonuclease VII small subunit, which translates into the protein MDNYEELIEKLENIVNSMENDELSLEEAMKNYEEGIKLSNKLYKILNEAEGKIKLLTENGEIDFKDE
- the xseA gene encoding exodeoxyribonuclease VII large subunit, with amino-acid sequence MLQLTLESAFSNTLTVSELNNYVKSTLEEDYLLKRASIKGEISNCTLHKSGHVYFTLKDENSSIDCVMFKPYAKNLNFSPTEGMGVILKGKVSLYAKTGKYQFYCNSMEKDGIGDLFIKFEKLKEKLENEGLFSEKYKQKIPKYPKNIGIITSPTGAAIKDIIKVARNRNSSVNLIIHPAVVQGESAAKTVIAGLSELNKLEKIDLIIIARGGGSMEDLWCFNDESLARAIFESKKPVVTGIGHEIDFTISDFVSDLRAATPSNAAELTVYNEHELKSIIDNFERILKHRIKIEIANRSYELDILYSKIEKNSPKSKIEKQKLHIDRIMTLMNHEIKNRISYELKRFEKSYSLLNAYNPLNVLNKGYSIIQDENEKIISSKNLLKTENDVKITLKDGTVDAHITLKE
- a CDS encoding EamA family transporter — translated: MYYLSMIIVVLASILYHICQKSISSGANPYVSLMITYLVSIISTVVAIFILNGKIDIIESVKNLNWASYVLGISIVFLELGFLLVYRAGWNVSVAALTAYVAVAVLLIPTGVLLFKENISFLKVLGISFCILGLILINK
- the uvrA gene encoding excinuclease ABC subunit UvrA; the protein is MKDIIIKGAREHNLKNISLTLPRNNLIVVTGVSGSGKSTIAFDTIYAEGQRRYVESLSAYARQFLGLMNKPDVDSIEGLSPAIAIQQKTTSKNPRSTVGTVTEIYDYLRLLYARIGIPYCPEHNIKIESQSPEKIAEKIEEEFSETVTILSPIVRQKKGTYQKLFKDLNSEGFARIRVNGEIYRTDDEITLERYKKHDIEIVIDRLDPKDDHSRLVEACERALERSGGLLIVTGPKNNEEVEKIYSSNLACPICGISFEELQPRMFSFNSPFGACEYCSGLGIKMEFDAELIIPDKTKCIADGAVALYRNFLDGYRSQHLAAVANHFVFTVLTPIKDLSKEQFDILMYGSPEKIHFRVSNGSGDTEWSQNKPWEGLIPQSIRLYNETKSEYRRKELEKFMKVSLCPKCGGKRLKDKALAVKIEDKSIIDLTDLSISKAEEFFNNLKLTDKEYEIAKQVIKEIKSRLKFLNDVGLGYLTLSRRSGTLSGGEAQRIRLATQIGSNLTGVLYVLDEPSIGLHQRDNQKLIETLHKLRNLDNTLVVVEHDEDTILNADYVVDMGPGAGIHGGNVVAVGTPTEISKNKDSLTGKYLSGELKIEIPEKRRKSDKFLKLSNCKQNNLKNVSVKIPTGVFNVITGVSGSGKSTLIYENLYPALKEKIKSEESSEKLDFEDQLYENTKEKCNLEIDSEIDKVVVIDQSPIGRTPRSNPATYTKVFDKIRQVFAETKEAKVKGYGPGRFSFNVKGGRCENCQGDGVIKIEMNFLPDVFVECEECKGARYNKETLEVKYKGKSISDVLNMSVEEARDHFKNIPQISNKLKTLCDVGLGYIKLGQSSTTLSGGEAQRIKLTRELSKRATGNTIYLLDEPTTGLHFHDVKKLIDVLNSLVEKGNTVVVIEHNLDVIKCADHIIDLGPEGGDFGGEILATGTPKEISKCKSSHTGKFLKNILSKN